One region of Seriola aureovittata isolate HTS-2021-v1 ecotype China chromosome 15, ASM2101889v1, whole genome shotgun sequence genomic DNA includes:
- the LOC130182074 gene encoding alpha-crystallin A chain-like, translated as MDIPIQYPWYRRAFPHRLPDPSLAEPLADWPLIWPFSWSFPWIRPSFMRWFNSPDNGHSEMRMERDRFVIYLDVKHFSPDELSVNVSDEFITIHAKHEDRQDDHGFVSREFLRKYRLPAGVSSADVTSSLSSDGVLTITAPRSSAGQERSIPISCEDGTQKQKM; from the exons ATGGATATCCCCATCCAGTATCCCTGGTACCGTAGGGCCTTCCCACATCGGCTCCCTGACCCCTCCTTGGCAGAACCTCTCGCTGACTGGCCCCTGATCTGGCCTTTCTCCTGGTCTTTCCCCTGGATACGCCCTTCGTTCATGCGCTGGTTCAACTCGCCTGACAATGGACACAGTGAG ATGCGCATGGAAAGGGATCGCTTTGTCATTTATCTGGACGTGAAGCACTTCTCCCCTGACGAGCTGTCTGTCAATGTCAGTGACGAGTTCATCACAATACACGCCAAACATGAAGACAGACAG GATGACCATGGCTTTGTGTCGAGAGAGTTTCTGAGGAAGTATAGGCTTCCTGCCGGTGTGTCAAGTGCTGATGTCACCTCCAGCCTGTCATCTGATGGTGTGCTGACAATCACGGCGCCTCGGTCATCAGCGGGCCAAGAGCGCAGTATTCCCATTTCCTGTGAAGATggaacacagaaacagaaaatgtag